In one Silene latifolia isolate original U9 population chromosome 10, ASM4854445v1, whole genome shotgun sequence genomic region, the following are encoded:
- the LOC141607503 gene encoding putative mitochondrial protein AtMg00860, translated as MGHVISKEGVAVDTSKIEAVSNQEAQKKVAEIQSLLGLAGYYRRFVNDFSKIARPVTALMRKENRFRWDASSETSFQTLKERLTTTHILAFPEGSENFEVYTIAYKNSLDCVSMHNGKVITYASRQLKPYEENYPSHDLELGVVVFALKI; from the coding sequence ATGGgccatgtgatttctaaagagggGGTGGCAGTGGATACGAGTAAAATTGAAGCGGTGTCAAACCAGGAAGCACAAAAAAAAGTGGCTGAAATTCAGAGTCTCTTGGGTTTAGCCGGGTATTATAGGCGGTTCGTAAATGATTTTTCCAAGATAGCACGACCTGTGACAGCACttatgaggaaagagaacaggtttcgttgggacgCGAGTTCTGAAACatcgttccaaaccttaaaggagcgtttgactacaACTCATATTCTAGCTTttcctgaagggagtgagaattttgaggtttatactaTTGCTTATAAGAATAGTTTGGATTGTGTCTCAATGCATAATGGGAAAGTTATTACATATGCGTCGAGGCAGCTGAAAccgtatgaggagaattatccttctcacgatctagagttgggtgtggTTGTATTTGCTTTGAAGATTTAG